One window of the Delphinus delphis chromosome 20, mDelDel1.2, whole genome shotgun sequence genome contains the following:
- the FAM187B gene encoding protein FAM187B, producing the protein MLATLWLLSLSLPTSWAQISVSCAYKSLCQQALLSGNDVVLHCDHLKARWYFSSILGEDLLLLSSVPNIKKLPGGSLQLTNPQPSQTGLYHCEDNDSALVVEYEIDFQDVTTLHITHKGLGQKPLRNETLSLGGKELIFTHWDPRQDCNRCGEPGERKRLGYCYIEEPLEKPMPRWLYLQERRYRPWRVDAHTNERCRHLGSHERRLPDSENHSFRASFPDGRCGSALSPPATPPPPRGFPLHRFLPPEASER; encoded by the exons ATGTTGGCCACCTTGTGGCTGCTTAGCCTTTCTCTCCCCACTTCGTGGGCCCAGATATCAGTCAGCTGTGCCTACAAGAGTCTCTGCCAGCAGGCCCTACTCTCAGGCAATGATGTTGTCCTGCACTGTGACCATCTCAAGGCACGCTGGTACTTCTCTTCCATTCTGGGGGAGGATCTCTTGTTGCTCTCCTCAGTGCCTAACATAAAGAAACTGCCTGGGGGCAGCCTCCAATTGACCAACCCTCAGCCCTCCCAGACAGGCCTCTATCACTGTGAGGACAATGACAGTGCCCTCGTGGTAGAGTATGAGATTGATTTCCAAGATGTCACTACCCTACACATTACGCACAAAGGCCTGGGCCAAAAGCCCCTGCGGAATGAGACCCTGAGTCTGGGTGGCAAGGAGCTCATCTTCACCCACTGGGATCCCAGGCAGGACTGTAACCGCTGTGGGGAGCCAGGTGAGCGCAAACGCCTGGGGTACTGCTACATCGAGGAGCCCCTGGAAAAACCCATGCCCCGTTGGCTCTATCTGCAAGAGAGAAG ATACCGTCCGTGGCGTGTGGACGCTCACACGAACGAGAGGTGCAGACACTTGGGATCGCATGAGCGGAGGCTGCCAGATTCTGAGAATCATAGCTTCCGGGCCTCATTTCCCGACGGCCGCTGTGGCAGTGCCCTGTCCCCGCCCGctaccccgcccccgccccggggcTTCCCCCTCCACCGCTTCCTCCCTCCAGAGGCGAGCGAGCGGTAG